TCATCCAATAAAATGATCACCTGTCCAATAGCAGGACCATAAACAGTTGTTTAGCAATTTGGCAGCACTAACAGCACATATGTAACCATAACAACAATCTTCATTTCGGTTACATAATAAACTATTAATAGAAACACTTCAAATCCAATATGATCCTGATCATGTAACATGCTATAGGTCTCTCATAACTTGAATATGCTAACCTTTTCACACAGCATTCTTAGTAACAATTTTTAACTGGCTATGTCTCTAGCATGTGTACTACCTTCATTAAACAACGCGCACACCTACACTGACTgtaacatgtacacacacaagtGTAGATGCAAATAGTATGGTTCTCAATGAGTATCACATTGCTGGATCCATTTGTTGTGTACCACCTAGCAAAATACTCTGTATAGTattaaattttactgttattacTGTTGATATCAATTCTACATGTTACAGTTATTATACAGAGTTATACATCATGTTATTGCTATACACATATACCATGAAAAGTGAATTCAAGTATTGGATTGATCTGTGAGAGTGTCTGTGGAGGCAACTTCAAGTAATTTTCTACAAAAAACATAATGTGTTTTATGACAACTGGGACTATTTCACTCACTCATAATGCAAGTTGGCAGTGTCCGATCCCTCATGACATAGCTTCATCAACTTCTGTACTTCACTCTCTAACAGTTTAAGGCCTAAGAACTGAAATATAAAATAAAGTTATGTGTATACATGATTACAAGACTTAGAGTCCATAGtatttgtatacatacatatacgcATACACACCTTTATGGCCTCTCTAAAGCTTGGTTCAGACACAGTAGTGTTATTTTCAGGATCAAACTTTCTGAACACATCAATCATTTTAATGTTGTGTTCCTCCAAGTGTTTATGTAGTCTACTGAGTGGTTCTGGTCTGGGCTTGGGCTTGACATAGCCACCTAACCCTCCATGGATTACTGACAAGTTTGGATGTGCCTCCTTCAACTCTGTGATCTCCTTCTCCACATCAGGATCAATAGTAATATCCTGTAATCATGAGGTGAACTGACTGTGTATATCATAAGCAAACCATAGTATGTGTATGGTACACTGGGCCACCAAACACACAGCTAACTGTAAATGAGGCAGTCTTAATAATGTGGTACAGTGGAGCCTGGGTTATCTGAgccccaatgtgtctcaggtAATGGTAAAGGCACTTAGATAAGTTaactgtttggataactgaagcacACACATTTATACACAGAACAactttgaaatactctaatagaacatacacttgcacTTGAAATATACAGAACAGTATTTCTGATTTCAAGTGTCTTTATTAGTGAGATTATGAAATACATGTCAGTTATGTTAGGGAGTCCTACTTGACATGGGTACTATTTTGATTCTATTCGACTCACATTATAACGACCATATCGAGTAGGTCTATGTAGGTGTACCACAagacacaaactactctaattgtACACTCAGTATAGAGAGCACAGATAAACACTTCAGTAAAGAGGGTTTCAACCTCAGTAGTTCAACTAAAAAAAGAATCACAAAGGATTTTAGCAGTTACTTTAATCCTAAATTTACTTAAATGGAACAATcttaaattataaatttaaaaatgaagtagagttcTAGTGAAAAAGCAGAGAAACAAAatcatggtagctattacaagcTTACGACATAGTTACGTTACATTACGTAAGGGGagccctactaaacagtactactgtactgttttataaactagtgaccttgtttCACATAATTTCATTAGCTCATAACAGCTCCACATAAACACTTGCCTTGAACTCCAATAGTTCCAAGGCAGTATTAGTGACTGTCTTGACCACACTGACTATTGTCCTCACCCCAATAGCCTGTATGGGGTTCTTGCCCAGCTGTAGGGTAACAACACAATAAATACAGAAACATTCACATGTAATATAGCACTTCCCAAGCTGGATAAAATTGCTAAAGCCTCATTTGTAACAATGTTTCTAATAAGAAATTAAGTGATCAAGAGTCTGTTTCATGACTTGCTTCAAACCACACAATTCACCAAAGGAAATTTACTGTATTGACAGTATGTACTATATACATTGTACTGTGGTTAGTGTGTATGTGCAGTTACACTCTCATAATGgatagtttgtaatgtacagtttTTGATATCAATGACAATACAATGTCAAAGAATTCTCTAGAGATTAAAATTTGTGTGTACCTTATGACTTTAATTCCCACAGTGTACAGAATATAAAGAGCATCAGTGCATTACAAGCTTTCTACGTTAAATTACTGTAGTGAATGCTAACTtcctgactattctattagagtatattatggaCAGTCAAGGGCCAATATTTTCATGAGCATGTGGGTTAGCATACATGTTTCTGGCaatgtgttttcagtaattCTGAGTCTGAAAATGATTCAATAAGCTAAATGGGACAAGTCAGGCAACCAAAAGCCAGCCATTACTGAACCTGTGAGATTTACATAAacattgtgtatgcatgtacctTCAACTGTTTTAGTGTCTCATTGACTTGTAGTGCCTTAGCCAGTGCAGTGACCCCATCAGAGTAGAAACGATTATTACTGTAAATGAACAAATACACATGTAACAATGTAGAACTAGTTACTACCTTAACAAGTACAGCAACATATTAATGCAACACTTAATTTACTCCAATAAAGCAATCACTACCGATGTCAGTGTTCTATTATCAAGGGTTCGGAGTATGAACTACACTatccatacacacatacatgataTCCAGTTCTAATAGTGAAGAATTGATCTTGAGGGCATCAGCTATTGCAGTCACCCCATCATTACTGAACCCATTACATTTCATGTATGTAACGATATGCAGTAGTCATGGTATattcacatacatacaaatcTACCCAACCTATGTAAGAATTAAGTCACCTTCAGACTAGAGACCACTGCTACAGCACCCTTCCTTCGTATGTGGTTCCAGCTGAGATCTAGTACTCGtaatgcttcattgtcagctgtaGAGGTGACACAGGTTAACAATTAGT
This genomic interval from Dysidea avara chromosome 15, odDysAvar1.4, whole genome shotgun sequence contains the following:
- the LOC136245386 gene encoding leucine-rich repeat-containing protein 74A-like; the protein is MKCNGFSNDGVTAIADALKINSSLLELDIINNRFYSDGVTALAKALQVNETLKQLKLGKNPIQAIGVRTIVSVVKTVTNTALELLEFKDITIDPDVEKEITELKEAHPNLSVIHGGLGGYVKPKPRPEPLSRLHKHLEEHNIKMIDVFRKFDPENNTTVSEPSFREAIKFLGLKLLESEVQKLMKLCHEGSDTANLHYEKLLEVASTDTLTDQSNT